The genomic interval CAGTAACATTAGACATTCCATTATATTTTGCTGTTGTTCCTGTTGCTGCTGCATAATCAATTTTTGTTCCAGGGATTAATATACCATGTGATATATTTAATGTTGTAGATCCTGTAAAATTAATATGAGAACTACTATCAGCAGTAAATGGAGTTGATGAATCATGGTCTCCAGTAAAATTCTCTGAATGAGTTATTGTTCCTCCTCCAAATTTAACTACTCCTCCATTTGTTGCAACTAATGCTCCTGACTTCCCAGTTTTTATTGTATTAGCATTTCCATTTAGATTAGCTACTGCATTTGCACCTGATGCCATTGCACCTATCCCATAGATATCTGCATTTCCTGTTACATTTACTGTTCCATCTTTTCCTGCATAAATTCCTATATTATTGTATAGATATGGTTTTGTTTCATCATCTGTTGCAGCTGCCCCATCTTTTGCAATAATATTTCCCTTAGCATTTACTATACCATTATTTTGTGCTAATGCTACTATCGAACTATATCCTAATGCTGTTACATTTTTTTCGGCATTTACTATCCCCTTGTTATCCCCTATAAGAGCTACTGATCTATTCAATTTATTGGAAGAATCCAATTTAGCTCTTCCAGTCATAACTACAGGTTTATATAGATTAATTTCACTTTCTTTTCCAGCTAAACCAGCAGCTGTTCCTCCTGGCATGTCAGTATTATTCCATACCCCAGTTGAGTAAGCTATAACTGTTCCTGTTGCTGCCTTATTTGCAGTATCCTTATAAGAACTTATAACATTTGTTGCTGCATCTCTTATTTCTGTTTGAGCTGACACAGCATCTTTTACTTCAGTTACATAGACAGTTTCACCTGTAGCATTTTTATCGGCTTTTTTAGATTTTCCAATATCCATTACAGTCCCATTTTCACTAGCAAACATAACACCATCTGTTGAATATTTACCAAAATAGATCTTTGCTGCTCCTATTTCAAGGTTATGCACTTTATCTAAATCATAGTCAGGATGTAAATTAGATACTTTTGATCTTGCTGTTGCATCAGGTGCTCCTAAATCTTTTGAAGGAACTATTCCTATTCTTTGTCCTGATTTAGAATAAACTCCCACATTTCCTACTGAAATAGATGAAGTTCCTATATTAGCATTAACATCAATTTCTCCTTGATATATACCTATTATACTTTTAGCCCAATTATCATTATTTCCTACAGGTGTTCTATTACCATCAAAGTGTGGTATCGCTGCTGATCCATATCTATTACCGAAATATAATATCGCATTTTTATTTCCATTAACATTAGTTTTTGACAACTGTATGCTTGGTGTCATATCAGCATCAACTTTTGCATAAGTTTGATCTTTAACACTTCCACTTCCTCTAAGATTTTCCCAGTTAGGTGAATATCCCAAACCTAAATAAACTATGTCACTATCTGAATTTATATTGTAATCTCCTGTGCTTTTAATTTTAAAAGCTCCTTGGACACCTAAAACTGTATAGATATAATTATTTTTTTCGTTTATATTAGCAGTTAAGCTTCCATTGTATTCTCCTCTTTGATGCCAAGAGTTGTAGTCACCATTATTTATTCCTAAAGAATAATAAGATGATGGATATCCGTAAAATACACTATTATATTCTCCAGTAACAGTTACATCAACATTTTCTAATTGTACCTTTCCTGAATGCCAAGTTTCTGATGATATAAGAGTACTATGTCCATGTAAATACCCATGAACATTTTCTATTTTTCCATTCCATACAGTATGTATAGCAATAGTTCCTATTGGATTCCACCCTTGTTTTCCTGCAACATGCACTGTTGCATCTTTAAGTGTCCATTTACTATCAGGATAGCTATTGCCAACTGCATGAATTCTTTTATTTGTATTTAAGTAAAATACATTTGGTGTTCTTCCAGTACTTGTTAAAACATTTCCTGCTCCATCACGTTCGTATGCAGATTCAGTGTCTGTTATAACTCCATTTTTCCATCCAGACCAATATGTTTTATTCATTCCATCATTATTATCATTATATGAACTTCCTCCTCTTATTAAGCTACGTTGTTCAAATTTGAATGATACAACTGGTTGAGCACTTATAGTTGGTACTTTATTAGGTGCTTCCACTGCATCTGGTTTCTTTATATCCAATGAAGGAGGTAGCAAATTAGGTACATTTAATGCTTGAAATCTTGGTGCAGTTATATTAACAGTAGGTGCTATTATAGGAGCTCTATATACTTCTTTTGGTCTAATTGATGCATCAACATTCATTTCAGCTAAAGGCTCTTGTTTTTTTGTTGTACCTGCTAGACCATATGTTGATCTTAATCCTTTTCTTGAACTAGTCGTTGCTAAATAAGGATCAGTTGATGTAGGTAATAAACTATAATTTGAACTTATAGGCGAAGTATATCTTTCAAAAGGATCTGTACTTCTTGTAAATACTCCTTCAAATGGATATTTTTCCTTCTTATCTCCTCTTCCTTTGTATGCTCCACCCCAATCTTCATAGAAATAATTAGCTCCAAATTGCCATGAAGCCCATGGTGATTTTACTACTTGGTTTCCTTGTTCCATCAATTGAATTAACTCTAATCTTAATCCATTGATTTCTTTATTATTTTCTCTTCTTGCTGTATCTATTTTATCTTGAAGATTTCCTACTGAACTTCTTAATTCTTGCTTACTTGCCTTTATTTCTTCCATTGTAGGTGTTTCTTCTTTTTTAGCAATTGTTGTTAGAACTTCTGTTCTATTTTCTGTAGTTTCTTCTATATCTGTTAATAGTTTTGCAAACATAGGTAAACTTGCTGTATTATCTGCACTTGCTACTAATACAGTTTTTTCACTTGTTACAACTGATGTCTTTTCTACTTTAGCTTTAGGTACTGCAAAATAGTTGCTATACATATCATTAGCACCAAATTGCATATTTACCCAAGAAGCTTTTAGCTTTTGACTTGTTTGCTTCTTTTCTGCTTTTGTTTCTTTTACTACAGTCTTTCCTGCTTGACTATCTTTTGCTACTTCTTTTTGTTTATCTGTTTCTTGAATTGCATTTGTATCAGAAAACGCACTCGCTCCATTCATCAAAAAAAGAACTGCAAGACCTACTGAATATTTTACATTTTCATATCTTTTAGCTATTGAACGTAAACTTTTTTCAGTATTACTTAAACTGTTATTTCCCATTTATTTTTCTCCCTTCTTATGCTTATATTACCTCTAATATAAGGATTATCTTTGAACTAATCTGAATTCAACTCTCCTGTTTTGCAGTCTTCCTTCTGGTGTTTCATTAGTTGCCACTGGGTATTCTTCCCCTTTTGCTTCTATTCCAACTATTCTATCTTCAGGCAATCCAAATTCTATTAATTTAGCTTTTACAGCTTCTGCTCTTCTTCTTGAAAGCCCTATGTTATATTGGTTACTTCCTATAGAATCTGTATGTCCTTCTATTGTTAATTCATAGTTGTTTTGTTCAATAAAATCTTTTAAGTTATTTAACATTTCAAAATACTGAGGTTTTACTACTGATTTGTCAAAATCAAAGTTTAGTGCTCTTTCATCCAATACTATTGTCATTTCTTTTGGTGCTTCTACATTAGTTATATCCATATTCTTTATTTCTAATGCATTTATTCTTATTGTATTTTCACGCATTTGTGTTGTTGTTAACCCTTGGACTGCTAATGCTGGTAGAGAAAATACTAATAATAGTAACAATGTTATTATTGTTGTTGTGCTCTTTCTCTTTGCCATTTTTCAGCCTCCTTTTCCAATGATAAGTATTCTTCTGTATACTCAACTTTTCCTTCTTCTACTAATTTATCTAGATTTTCTGAAGGTTTTACTGCTTTATTATTTGCTAAATAAGCTTCTATATTATCTAATCTTGCTGTATTGTAGTTTACTACCTTCTGATCTGTACATGCTACTAACGATAAAACTCCTAATATTAATGCTAATTTTTTCATATGTCCCCATTCTCCTTTTTAATTAATAACTTACTCTTTTTTCTAGCTCTCCAACATTCTTTTCTAAATTATCAAGCATTTCATTTGTTTTGTTGTAGTTTTCTATCTTGTCATTTATTTCTAACATTCTTTTCTTAATTCTTTGTACTTCTAAATCCATTTTTTCTGATTCAGTCATGTCTTTTCTTGCTTTCTTAGGTGTAACTTCTTCTTGAGCTACTGCCACTTCTCCACCTTCAACAGCTACTCCTTCTACTACTTCTCCATTTTCTGGAGCTTGATTAGCTATATCTTGAGCTGATTGAGTTCCTTCTTCGGCTTGTCTTTTAGCTGCTTCTTCTGCTTCTTTTTCTCTTTCTTTTTGAACTTTTTCATATTCTTTTAGTAATCTTTTCTTTGCTTCATCGTCACTTTCTTCAGCATAAGAAAATGAACCCACTAAAAGTAATCCTAATAGTGCTGTTAACATTAATTTATTTTTCATCTATATTCCCCCTATTATTGTTGTACAGGTTCTACTACTGGAGTAGCTTCTTCTATAGCTTCAGTTGTTTTTATATCTTCATCCATTATTTGATAATATCCTGCTACTTCTGCTTCTTCTCTTGCAACACTTCTTACTACTCTTTCATAGAAATCTAATTTTTCTAGAGCTTCTTTTCTTGTTGCTTCTAATTTTTCTGCTTCTGTTTTTGGTTTAGCTTTTTCTGCTTTCTTTGCCTTTATCATCGCTTCTATTTCCGCTAATGAACTTACTTCTGATGTAGATATTCCTAATTCTTTTGCTTCTTGTTGAAGTTTAAGAGTTTCTGCATCTTCTTTTTTTATTTTCTTTCTCATTCCATCTAAGATTTCCATTGCTTCTTGTTCATCTTGAGGATTTAGACTTTCTGTTGCTACTACAGCTTCTGCTGGAGCTTCAACAACTTCTACTACTTGAGATTTAGCTTGTTCTTCAGCCTCTTTTCTTGCTTTTTCTTCTGCTTCTTTTGCTAGTTTTGCCTTTGCTTTTTCTGCTTTTTCAATTTCTGCTCTCTTTTTATTTAATATTGCCATTGCATCATCTTCTGCATAAGCTATTGATGATAATGCGCATAAAAATAGAATAGTTTTTAGAAACTTTTTCATAATTCCCTCCCAGTTAGTTTAAAACTTCTAATAATTTAGTTAATTCTACTATTTGTTGCTCTTTGTCTGCGATTTTTTTCTCTAACTTGTTGTAATATTCATCAAATCTTTTTAATAATTTCTTATACTCATCTCTATGCCATCTTATTTTTGAATCTTCTTTCAACTTAGCATAAAGTTCTTCCCTTCCTAATTGTTTTTCTTTTAATTCTTTTACTTCTTTTTCAAGATTTGCTTTTTCTTGAATGAATTCTTCTTTTCTTTCAGCTTCCTTTTGCATTAATGCTTGATACTCTGCTTCTATGTTTTTTACTTCACTTATTACTTCTTGAGCTACTGTATCTGTTACCTCTGCTGAATAAGATAATGATCCTAGTGCTAACATTGCAGCTAAAATAAATTTTATTTTCATAGTTCCCCCTTTTACTTTTACAAAAATATTAAAGTTTTTATGGCTTTAGTATACTTTTTTTATCAAATTTTGTCAATATTCTTAATGGTTTTTTACGATAAGTGTACATTTTTATTAAATGTGTTAGAACACTCGTGGCTCTAGCACTCGTAGGGTGTCAGTCGTGAGAGGTTCAGTCTTGCATAGATAGTGCCTCTCTTAGAAAAGGTAAGAGAGAACGAGTTATTATTATTTTTCTACTTGAAATTGTAAAATACATTATTTTTCCTTCTTCCAAAGCATCATACCACATAGTTTTACTCACTTTAAAAAGTTCTACCAAGTCTTTTATACAAGTAAACTGTCCTAATTCATCTAAAAGTAATCTTTCTAGATACTTCTCAATATCATTTTTAGCCTCCCAATTATGAAAGTTGTTTGTATCAAACTCTTCTTTTGTCAAAGGAGTTTCTACGATATTGTTATTATATGAAAGCTCTAAACTCCTTATGAAATCTTCCATATTATATTCAGTTCTTCCATTTTTTACACGACTTCTCACCTTATTATTTTTTACTAAAGTATAAGTATAGCTCAGACTTATATTTAAGATATCATGTATTCTATTGGCACTTGCATATTCCCCACTTAATTTTAAGATATATTCAGCTAAAAAGTTTGTATGTATATTCTTCATTTTAACCTCCTTTATTTTTTAAAACACAAATTTTTATTTTTATAGTTTGTATTATACAAACATATTAATATTATTTTTTACTTTTGTCAAATTATTTTTTTAGAAAATACAAATTATTTAAAATAATATTTGTAAAATACAAATTTATATGTTATTATTATCTTAAATGGAGGTATAAAATGAAATTGGTGAGTAATTTTGCAGAGAGACTAAAACTTGCTTTGGAACTTAGAAATATGAAAGCAACTAAATTATCAGAATTGACTAATGTAAATAAATCTACTATTTCTCAATATTTAAGTGGAGAATATGAAGCAAAAAAAGATAGGATTGAATTATTTGCAGAGGTTTTAAATGTGAATGAACTTTGGTTAAGAGGCTATGATCTTCCTATGGAAAATGAAGATGATAAGGAAAAAGATATTTTAATTAAAGAGTATCAGTTGAGTGCAGACGAAATAAGAGAATACGAAAATATAGCAATGACTACTTCAACACTTATGTTTAATGGTAAACCTGTGTCAGAAGAAGATAAAAATGAATTAGAGAAAGTCTTAAAAGAATTTTTCATTCGTGCATTGCTTAAAAAGAGAGCTGATGAAAATAATGACGGAAAGAAGAAAAAAAGAAATTCTAAAATTGATTGATAATTTATATTTTGAGTTTGGGACAAAAAATCCTATAAGTATTTGTAAGGGTTTAGGTATTGAAATTGTTTCAGCTAATATAGAAATGAAAGGTTTATACACTGTTGTTTTGAATTCAAAATTAATAGTTGTTCAGTCTTTGCTTGAGGGCTTTGCAAAACTTTTTGTCATAGGACATGAGCTTTTTCATGCTCTCGAACATGATTGTGACGAGATAAGATTTTTTAGGGAACACACTGGTTTTAAAACTTCTATCTATGAAGAAGAGGCTAATTTCTTTTCAGTCCAACTTCTAAAAGATTATATTGAATATCATCAAGATGAGGTTGCCGACTTAGAAATTGCTGAAGAAATAGAAAAATTTATATAAATAAAAAAGTAAAAAATAAGTGAGTTACGAATGGAAATTTACTCAGTAACGAACTATTTTTTACTTTTTATTATTTTGCAACAGTCTCTTTATTTTTATTCTCCCTCATAATTTTCAGGGAACATTATTCTTTCAACACCTTCAATTATTATATGAAGTATCATCATATGTATTTCTTGTACTCTATCTGATGTTTTTCCAGGAACAATAAATTCATAAT from Fusobacterium pseudoperiodonticum carries:
- a CDS encoding OmpA family protein — translated: MAKRKSTTTIITLLLLLVFSLPALAVQGLTTTQMRENTIRINALEIKNMDITNVEAPKEMTIVLDERALNFDFDKSVVKPQYFEMLNNLKDFIEQNNYELTIEGHTDSIGSNQYNIGLSRRRAEAVKAKLIEFGLPEDRIVGIEAKGEEYPVATNETPEGRLQNRRVEFRLVQR
- a CDS encoding FAD-I family protein; translation: MKNKLMLTALLGLLLVGSFSYAEESDDEAKKRLLKEYEKVQKEREKEAEEAAKRQAEEGTQSAQDIANQAPENGEVVEGVAVEGGEVAVAQEEVTPKKARKDMTESEKMDLEVQRIKKRMLEINDKIENYNKTNEMLDNLEKNVGELEKRVSY
- a CDS encoding adhesion protein FadA, whose protein sequence is MKIKFILAAMLALGSLSYSAEVTDTVAQEVISEVKNIEAEYQALMQKEAERKEEFIQEKANLEKEVKELKEKQLGREELYAKLKEDSKIRWHRDEYKKLLKRFDEYYNKLEKKIADKEQQIVELTKLLEVLN
- a CDS encoding helix-turn-helix domain-containing protein; translated protein: MKLVSNFAERLKLALELRNMKATKLSELTNVNKSTISQYLSGEYEAKKDRIELFAEVLNVNELWLRGYDLPMENEDDKEKDILIKEYQLSADEIREYENIAMTTSTLMFNGKPVSEEDKNELEKVLKEFFIRALLKKRADENNDGKKKKRNSKID
- a CDS encoding ImmA/IrrE family metallo-endopeptidase; this translates as MKIMTERRKKEILKLIDNLYFEFGTKNPISICKGLGIEIVSANIEMKGLYTVVLNSKLIVVQSLLEGFAKLFVIGHELFHALEHDCDEIRFFREHTGFKTSIYEEEANFFSVQLLKDYIEYHQDEVADLEIAEEIEKFI